The Methanosarcinales archaeon DNA window GGGTCTGAAATAAAATTGTTTTAATCCTCTGTCCACATAATGTTCAATTTCTTCTTTGCTAAGTCCGGGATATTCGATAACAGTAGATTGTTCCCCATCATCCAGCCAGTCTGCCCACGACCGGGCTTTAATGAGCCCGTTTTCCTCACAGATCGAATAATACTCAGTTCCCGGAAATGGAACAGCAGCAGAGAATTGAACAGTATCTATATTCAAATCCATGGCAAATTCCAGGGTCTTCTCCATTGTCTCTATTGTCTCACCCGGCAAGCCCAGTACAAAGCAGCCGTGCACTACCAGACCGGCTTCATGCGCAATTGCTACAAATTGCTTTGATTTTTCAATTGTCAGATGTTTATTCATCCGATCAAGCATGCCCTGGTCCCCGCTTTCAAAGCCAACAAGTAATTCCCTGCACCCTGCCTTCTTCATCCTGGAAAACAAATCAATATCCCCTGTATCTGCCCTGGCATTGACCGACCACGTAACATCCAGCCCTCTGTCAGTGATCTCATCGCAGATTTGCTCTGCTCTTTTTTTATTCACAGTAAATGTATCATCTTCAAAGAAAAATTCGCCTTGCTTCAATTTTGGCCAGTGTGTAAGATCATACTCCATCTCATCAACCACATTTGCAGGTGATCTTAGTCGATATTCAGTTCCATGCATGACCTGGGGCCAGAGACAATAAATACATTTATTTGGGCAGCCTCTCCCCGAAATTATGTCCATATAAGGATATAATTTCTGTCCATCAAAATATTTCATAATATCCAGATGATGCCAGGCCGGAAATGGCAGCTCATCAAGATCCTGGATTAACGGCCTGTCCTTATTA harbors:
- a CDS encoding radical SAM protein, whose protein sequence is MKVLVINEPFVKDFCRTQRWAARTRGRVLRAPDWLAYATAVLETEGYEAKLFDFPAQGWGKDKFRDLVQIEQPDVVVLDSTTPSIYSDIDCAGIVKEVADCKVIMVGPHVTACPEETLRDAGTTVDVICRGEYEYSVRDVVQCFEKEGDLNQIPGISYVENGSIKHNKDRPLIQDLDELPFPAWHHLDIMKYFDGQKLYPYMDIISGRGCPNKCIYCLWPQVMHGTEYRLRSPANVVDEMEYDLTHWPKLKQGEFFFEDDTFTVNKKRAEQICDEITDRGLDVTWSVNARADTGDIDLFSRMKKAGCRELLVGFESGDQGMLDRMNKHLTIEKSKQFVAIAHEAGLVVHGCFVLGLPGETIETMEKTLEFAMDLNIDTVQFSAAVPFPGTEYYSICEENGLIKARSWADWLDDGEQSTVIEYPGLSKEEIEHYVDRGLKQFYFRPRYMVKFLLDTRSLSDLYRKFRGFKNYLSYISGR